TGCGTGCGCGAGGAGCTAATGTAACCGATTTGGTTATTCTCGTTGTGGCCGCAGACGATGGGATCAAAGAGCAGACTATTGAAGCTATAAATCATGCGAAAGCAGCGGAAGTTCCTATCATTGTAGCAATCAATAAGATGGATCGTCCTGAGGCAAATCCTGATAAGGTTCGTCAGGAGCTTCTCAGCCACGAAATTGTGGTAGAAGGAATGGGCGGTGAAGTGCTGGATGTTGAGATATCTGCAAAAGAAAATAAAAATCTGGATAAACTGACAGAGATGATTTGTTTGCAATCAGAAATGTTAGATCTTAAGGCCAATCCCGATCGTCCTGGTGAGGGGGTTGTGATTGAAGCAAAATTAGAGCGTGGTCGTGGAACGGTTGCCACAGTGCTTGTACAGCGCGGGACTCTCTGTATTGGAGATGTTTTGGTTGTTGGATCTGAGTATGGTCGGGTTCGCGCTCTTGTCAACGATCATGATCAGAATATCAAAGAAGCTGGGCCTAGTGTTCCCGTCGAAGTGTTGGGCTTGGGTGGGGCTCCGCTGGCGGGGGATCAATTCAACGTTGTGGAGAGTGAGGCTCGCGCACGTGAAGTCGCCGATTTTAGAGCTCATACGAAAAAAGAAGCGCAATCTGCAGCTTCTGTCGTGTCCCTTGAACAGATGTTTGAACAGATCCAACAGGGTGAGAAGAAAGAACTCCCTATTCTCATAAAAGCAGATGTTCAGGGATCTTTAGAGGCTATTAGAACTAGTTTAGAAAAGCTGTCTACTGAAGAAGTTGCTGTAAAGATCATCTTTGGTGGAGTAGGCGGTATCAGTGAATCAGACGTAATCTTAGCTCAGGCTTCAGGGGCAGTCATTGTCGGATTCGATGTGAGGGCGAATGCACAGGCGCGGGAAATCGTGCAGAAAGAAAAACTAGATATTCGTTATTACTCAGTTATTTATGATCTAATTGAAGATGTAAAAGGCGTTCTGGGAGGACTGTTGTCCCCCATTAAACGCGAGACATTCTTGGGGAATGCTGAAGTTAGAGAAGTCTTTAATATTACCAAAGTTGGTAAGATTGGAGGTTGTTATGTTACGGAAGGGATGGTTAAACGCGGGGGCAAAGTACGCCTGTTGCGAGACAGCGTGGTGATTCACGAAGGAACCCTTAAAACACTCAAACGTTTCAAGGATGAAGTTAAAGAAGTTAAAGAAGGTTACGAATGTGGGATGGCCTTTGAAAACTATTATGATATCCGTGTGGGCGATATTATAGAGTGTTTTGAGATCGAAGAAATCGCGCGGACTCTTTAGCCAGTATAACCAACCCTAACGCAGAGAAATTTACAAAAAATCCATTGAAGTGGTAGTCGTAGAATTAGGAAAAAGCTGTGACATCATATGATCAAAAGTCAAAAGGCATACGGCCACTCCGTGTAGGCGAACAATTACGGCGCATGTTGTCGGATCTATTGTCACGAGGTGATTTGGGAGATTCTTTATTGCGGGAAACTTCTGTGACGATAACAGAAGTGCGTGTGAGTCCTGATCTAAAGAATGCTACAGTTTATGTTATGCCACTTAAAGGTGAAGCTATTACAGAGGTGCTAGAGATTCTAGAGATATGTGCTCCTCAGCTTCGAAAGCGGCTAGGGGGTCAACTGAAGATGAAATTTACCCCCAAACTACGCTTTAAAGAAGATAAAATATTTTCCCAGGTAGATCATTTGGAAAAATTGCTACACAGTCCCCGTGTGGCACGTGACGTCAGTAAGGTTCCTGAGGAAGATGATAGTGCATAAGCATAATGGGTGGCTTATTATAGATAAGCCACTTTCTATGACTTCTTCTGACGTTGTCCAGAAGGTTAGAAAATCGTTTGGTATGCGGAAGGTTGGGCATGCCGGGACACTAGATCCACTTGCAACCGGCGTTTTGCCAATTGCTTTGGGAGAAGCGACCAAAACCGTTCAATTTGCCATGGAAGCGACCAAGACTTATCGATTTAAAGTTGTCTGGGGAGAAGAAAGGACAACGGACGATTTGGAAGGCGAGGTCCTGCAAACTTCAACCTTACGTCCTTGTGAGTCTGAAATTTTGGCTGTGATAAAGAAATTTACAGGAAATATCCAGCAAGTCCCTCCAATTTACTCTGCCATCAAGGTAAATGGAAAAAGAGCATATGCTCTGGCACGAGCAGATGAAGAGGTTGTTTTATCTGCTCGGACGGTTACCGTAGAGCGAATAGATCTCATTTCAGCAGAAGATAAAGACTTTTCAGAGTTTGAGGTTGTTTGCGGGAAAGGAACCTATATTAGGAGCTTAGCACGTGACATAGGGCGCGTTTTGGGTTGTTTGGGACACATTAGTTACCTGAGACGTACACAAGTAGGGCCTTTTTATGAAAAAGATGCTTATTTGTTAAATAAAGTTATTGCAGCGGGACAAAACTGTGCTAATTATCTTTTGACAATTGATGCTGTGCTGGACGACATCCCGGCTATTTTGTTTGAAGACGAG
The genomic region above belongs to Alphaproteobacteria bacterium and contains:
- the truB gene encoding tRNA pseudouridine(55) synthase TruB, which produces MIVHKHNGWLIIDKPLSMTSSDVVQKVRKSFGMRKVGHAGTLDPLATGVLPIALGEATKTVQFAMEATKTYRFKVVWGEERTTDDLEGEVLQTSTLRPCESEILAVIKKFTGNIQQVPPIYSAIKVNGKRAYALARADEEVVLSARTVTVERIDLISAEDKDFSEFEVVCGKGTYIRSLARDIGRVLGCLGHISYLRRTQVGPFYEKDAYLLNKVIAAGQNCANYLLTIDAVLDDIPAILFEDEFIQKLRWGQEVSLPLQNDASEKGETSLVLCKSQQGQLVAIARRNGSKLRVARGFNL
- the rbfA gene encoding 30S ribosome-binding factor RbfA, translating into MTSYDQKSKGIRPLRVGEQLRRMLSDLLSRGDLGDSLLRETSVTITEVRVSPDLKNATVYVMPLKGEAITEVLEILEICAPQLRKRLGGQLKMKFTPKLRFKEDKIFSQVDHLEKLLHSPRVARDVSKVPEEDDSA
- the infB gene encoding translation initiation factor IF-2, which gives rise to MSTNEKKPLTLSKTTAPKKEMAQVRQSFSHGRSKTVTVEVKKKRLILPKDQKETPASKTTEEQNSKDLEKKIESESKKASTSEAIQLDAQGLTSQEMETRIQILRDQASQEQAKEPTSDDAELFKKNVEFTDAEPEKTSKVAKPKKAEKEKREEISPEAESPEIEAPLAVKEHKEASKKHSDKKAEEDDDGESRRKRADARHGVLSTRRQTKKVDISVLEAGEEDEEEAKVSKEPVVAPLRPTLRPKPKVKQEYKKIVYEVELPETIPVQELASRMAVRATEVIKALMKMGSMVTINQSIDVDTAEIIVEEFGHTSKRVSSMDVEDSLKSEEDPENSLKPRAPVVTVMGHVDHGKTSLLDALRKTDVVKGEAGGITQHIGAYQITLKSGEKITFIDTPGHAAFTEMRARGANVTDLVILVVAADDGIKEQTIEAINHAKAAEVPIIVAINKMDRPEANPDKVRQELLSHEIVVEGMGGEVLDVEISAKENKNLDKLTEMICLQSEMLDLKANPDRPGEGVVIEAKLERGRGTVATVLVQRGTLCIGDVLVVGSEYGRVRALVNDHDQNIKEAGPSVPVEVLGLGGAPLAGDQFNVVESEARAREVADFRAHTKKEAQSAASVVSLEQMFEQIQQGEKKELPILIKADVQGSLEAIRTSLEKLSTEEVAVKIIFGGVGGISESDVILAQASGAVIVGFDVRANAQAREIVQKEKLDIRYYSVIYDLIEDVKGVLGGLLSPIKRETFLGNAEVREVFNITKVGKIGGCYVTEGMVKRGGKVRLLRDSVVIHEGTLKTLKRFKDEVKEVKEGYECGMAFENYYDIRVGDIIECFEIEEIARTL